In a genomic window of Strongyloides ratti genome assembly S_ratti_ED321, scaffold srae_chrx_scaffold0000006:
- a CDS encoding Rho GTPase-activating protein 68F, which yields MNQGNEYYDKEFVDPIDGFADDDLISPNDIKDCDPGKVSPLAPIKSFLERDNFESELGSPSDEIYNAEFDEISKLNIVDIIAEGDRAGRPIICVYAFRLPSTKTFNHEVFLQFLQHILDKYVELDYSLIYFHYGLRSNNKPPIKTIIKAFNAFDRRYKKNLKVLAVIHPTRFIKFLWKIFQPFISIKFERKMHYMNSLNELDDIVPVSKLNLPQPIIDYDNSLSDTTKSISSLILPENGIPLPTAQFNVSLDYILSHHPESELPPIVIELVTFLRSYGLKTQGIFRLSGEVNRINKLQQRINMGEKIDFLSDERYKDNINLAIVDASALLKVFLRSLGEPIITNALYPQLIKSLDVPKYEKKEGVKNFIKLLPEKNLILLKYVIEFLLDVANNEHENKMDANNLSVIFGPNLTWPTNQQVPISQLNSLNNFCYILISEYEYIFSNN from the exons atGAATCAAGGAAATGAATATTATGACAAAGAATTTGTCGATCCTATTGATGGATTTGCAGATGATGATTTAATATCACCAAATGATATTAAAG attGCGATCCAGGAAAAGTTTCACCCCTTGCACcaattaaatcatttttagaaaGAGATAATTTTGAAAGTGAACTTGGTTCACCATCAgatgaaatatataatgctgaatttgatgaaattagtaaattaaatatagttGATATTATTGCTGAAGGTGATAGAGCAGGAAGACCTATCATATGTGTATATGCATTTCGTCTCCCATCaacaaaaacttttaatcATGAAGtatttcttcaatttttaCAACATATTCTTGATAAATATGTTGAATTAGATtattcattaatttattttcattatggTCTTAGAAGTAATAATAAACCAccaataaaaacaattattaaagcATTCAATGCATTTGATCGtcgttataaaaaaaatttaaaagtactTGCTGTTATTCATCCAAcaagatttattaaatttttatggaaaatttttcaaccatttatttcaataaaatttgaaagaAAGATGCATTATATGAATTCATTAAATGAACTTGATGATATTGTTCCTGTatctaaattaaatttacctCAACCAATAATTGATTATGACAATTCATTATCAGATACTACTAAAAGTATTTCATCACTCATTTTACCAGAAAATGGTATTCCGTTACCAACAGCACAATTTAATGTGTCTCTTGATTATATATTAAGTCATCATCCAGAAAGTGAATTACCACCAATTGTTATAGAATTGGTAACATTTTTAAGAAGTTATGGTTTAAAAACACAAGGAATATTTAGGTTATCAGGTGAAGTtaatagaataaataaacttCAACAACGAATTAATATGGgtgaaaaaattgatttcTTATCAGATGAAAGGTACAAAGATAACATTAATTTAGCTATTGTTGATGCATCTgctttattaaaagtatttttaagaaGTTTAGGTGAACCTATCATAACAAATGCTTTATATCCACAACTTATTAAATCTTTAg atgtaccaaaatatgaaaaaaaagagggagtaaaaaattttattaaattattaccagaaaaaaatttaattctcCTTAAATATGTCATTGAATTTTTGTTAGATGTAGCTAATAATGAACATGAAAATAAGATGGACGCTAATAATCTAAGTGTTATTTTTGGACCAAATTTAACTTGGCCAACAAATCAACAAGTTCCTATTTCGCAACTAAATTcactaaataatttttgttatattctAATTAGTGAATATGAATATATCTTTAGCAATAAttag
- a CDS encoding Sideroflexin-5 — MSSETIFGFPKYPKFDISSQRFPQDTFFGRYLHYLDVIDPRTLLTSDEKLKKCKKLLDDYKLGLTKNVNDKELWEAKKVCNAILHPDTGEKIFSPFRMAGYVPYGWITVTGMLLPNPTWPQIIFWQWMNQSHNAAVNYANRNSTNPQPTSVYIKAYTVAVSTAVGISTALTYAIKKSNNLDPIKKLIIQRFVPLPACSLASTFNILAMRLPEIESGIDVYDKNGKVIGTSKIAAKRAVFETASTRAFLPIPLLLAPPCIMPFIEKYKFMRNKRINLFVNAIVCTLSFAASLPVALALFPQESKINTIDLEDEIRKNTTSDILYYNKGIACGNIINKYVLNDYPYPLSVAMNSLLNSMLYSSLLVYVSKTSSNLLKHRSFSYTLRWLLPFAFGKAMAVVSTYFGLLKVSISYAQTVKCTMPIFTVIIARIFLNEKQSKRIYLSLFPIIAGVILCTCTEINFDEFGLIASLTSTSLYSFMNVLAKKILEDTSINPLQLLSLNSKMAFCLCFPLWFYNEGILFLSDNEEQIDYIPPDTQFVLLLLGSGFISFIQNFCAFTLIHHLTALSYSIANTSKRMTLSISGVALYNRLKHVQGKRNNKYLKLQSEYDENFPNGLTGELK; from the exons atgtcTTCAGAAACAATTTTTGGATTTCCAAAATATCCTAAATTTGATATATCTTCTCAAAGATTTCCTCAAGATACATTTTTTGGAAGgtatttacattatttagATGTTATTGATCCAAGAACACTTTTAACATcagatgaaaaattaaaaaaatgtaaaaaattgttgGATGATTATAAACTTGGTTTgacaaaaaatgttaatgataAAGAATTATGGGAAGCTAAAAAAGTATGTAATGCTATATTACATCCAGATACTggtgaaaaaattttttcaccATTTCGTATGGCTGGATATGTTCCATATGGTTGGATAACAGTTACAGGTATGTTATTACCAAATCCAACATGGccacaaataattttttggcAATGGATGAATCAAAGTCATAATGCTGCTGTTAATTATGCCAATAGAAATTCAACAAATCCACAACCAACTTCTGTTTATATAAAAGCTTATACAGTTGCTGTATCAACAGCTGTAGGTATTTCAACAGCATTAACATAtgctataaaaaaatcaaataatttggatcctattaaaaaattaatcattcAACGTTTTGTACCATTACCAGCATGTTCATTAGCTAgtacatttaatatattagcAATGAGATTACCTGAAATTGAATCTGGTATAGAtgtttatgataaaaatggtAAAGTTATTGGAACATCTAAAATTGCTGCTAAAAGAGCTGTTTTTGAAACAGCTAGTACTAGAGCATTTTTACCTATACCATTATTATTAGCTCCACCATGTATAATGCCTTTTATTGAAaa atataaatttatgagaaataaaagaataaatctttttgttAATGCAATTGTTTGTACATTAAGTTTTGCAGCCTCATTACCAGTTGCATTAGCATTATTTCCTCaagaaagtaaaataaatactattGATTTAGAAGatgaaataagaaaaaatacaACTTCagacattttatattataataaaggAAT TGCTTGtggaaatataataaataaatatgtattaaat gatTATCCTTATCCATTATCAGTTGCAATGAATAGTTTATTAAATTCTATGTTATATTCTAGCTTATTAGTTTATGTATCTAAAACATcttcaaatttattaaaacatagATCATTTAGTTATACATTACGATGGTTATTACCTTTTGCTTTTGGTAAAGCAATGGCTGTTGTTAGTACATATTTTGGATTATTAAAAGTCTCAATATCATATGCTCAAACAGTTAAATGTACAATGCCTATATTTACAGTAATTATTgcaagaatttttttaaatgaaaaacaatcaaaaagaatatatttatcattatttccAATTATTGCTGGTGTTATATTATGTACATGTacagaaataaattttgatgaATTTGGTTTAATAGCATCATTAACATCAACAtcattatattcttttatgaATGTTTTAGCTAAAAAGATTCTTGAAGATACAAGTATAAATCcattacaattattatctttaaattcaaaaatgGCATTTTGTTTATGTTTCCCTTTATGGTTTTATAATGAaggaatattatttttgtctGATAATGAAGAACAAATAGATTATATACCACCAGATACTCAATTTGTTTTGTTGTTACTTGGATCCggatttatatcatttattcaaaatttttgtgCTTTTACATTAATTCATCACTTGACAGCATTAAGTTATTCAATTGCAAATACTTCAAAAC gaATGACATTATCAATATCTGGTGTTGCTTTGTATAATAgg ttaaagcATGTACAAGGAAAaagaaacaataaatatcttaaatTACAGTCAGAATATGATGAGAATTTCCCAAATGGATTAACGGgtgaattaaaataa
- a CDS encoding C-type lectin domain and Fibrinogen,alpha/beta/gamma chain, C-terminal globular domain and Fibrinogen, alpha/beta/gamma chain, C-terminal globular,subdomain 2 and Fibrinogen, alpha/beta/gamma chain,C-terminal globular, subdomain 1 and C-type lectin-like domain and C-type lectin fold domain-containing protein, protein MNSNFIFLLFFTFIPSILTIQCPDKYTYIQNYGSTIGECIHVETNSYLDFDSAQQVCRKNNGNLVSILNGIENNEILNLEQKIDNFNNCNGKVWIGYEYINSTNTFEWISGQENIYNNLVTQKITNFSQNTGVYYNFNKNKWYTADKSTKLCYMCEISDFPQSCLQIKNQNPSAKSGTYTIYIQNRKTNVYCDMNVNDGGWVRIQDRENEDMVFWNKTWDEYKKGFGNGETNFWLGNELISLFTNSFEKVELLIQIRGNKLDKNDSMASSNYWEGLFTFNLLPEYTNYTIRISNSSGNATGNGWYDFSYSDGWKFSTIDKINTPYPPCLTQFHMGGWWYNYCGLGSLNGQYNPPIADDKGYGFSWSIAVPTKIINPVKSRITIREVIN, encoded by the exons atgaatagtaattttatatttttattattttttacatttataccTTCAATTTTAACTATTCAATGTCCTGATAAATATacttatattcaaaattatgGAAGTACTATTGGTGAATGTATACATGTTGAAACAAATTCTTATCTAGATTTTGATTCTGCTCAACAAGTatgtagaaaaaataatggaaatttagtttcaattttaaatggtattgaaaataatgaaatattaaatttggaacaaaaaatagataattttaataattgtaatgGAAAAGTATGGATTGgttatgaatatataaattctACTAATACATTTGAATGGATTAGTGGacaagaaaatatatataataatcttGTAACtcaaaaaataacaaatttttctCAAAATACTGGTGTTTACtataactttaataaaaataaatgg tatacTGCAGACAAATCAACAAAATTATGTTATATGTGTGAAATTTCTGATTTTCCACAAAGTTgtttacaaattaaaaacCAAAATCCCTCTGCAAAATCTGGAActtatactatatatatacaaaatagGAAAACAAATGTTTATTGTGATATGAATGTTAATGATGGTGGATGGGTAAGAATTCAGGATCGtgaaaatgaagatatgGTTTTTTGGAATAAAACGTGggatgaatataaaaaaggaTTTGGTAATGGTGAAACTAATTTTTGGTTAGGAAATgaattaatatcattatttacaaattcttttgaaaaagttgaattattaatacaaattCGTGGTAataaattagataaaaatgattCTATGGCATCATCAAATTATTGGGAAGGactttttacatttaatcTTTTACCTGAATACACTAATTACACAATAAGAATATCAAATTCTTCAGGTAATGCAACAGGAAATGGATGGTATGATTTTTCATATTCAGATGGATGGAAATTTTCaacaattgataaaattaatacacCCTACCCACCATGTCTTACACAATTTCATATGGGTGGATGGTGGTATAATTATTGTGGTTTAGGGTCTTTAAATGGTCAATATAATCCACCAATTGCTGATGATAAAGGTTATGGATTTAGTTGGTCAATTGCTGTAccaacaaaaattataaatccAGTTAAATCAAGAATAACAATACGTGAAGTTATTAATtga
- a CDS encoding Zinc finger, BED-type predicted domain and Ribonuclease H-like domain-containing protein, whose amino-acid sequence MTNFSKADTTTSILQGTNFNMPVLSYGRDINNESTIRNALQSSIVSFGTVEPNMFWNNMSGFQPKISNPIPFQSNAFFTLQNVQQKQLLTSFQQTQQINVTEKSNPMAPVSDASNRMRRKGGRDKRHWAWQFFNTGEPSENGGPPSAQCKLCESIIKWAGSTNIGKHLRRRHKDIFQDESIKTEIVTSPLNPTADGVSMAPSIASQLNNNKLTDIKVNNCTTPVIKKEVISRSESPVISNNIKTINRIQTNNIQSLINSASNNNTSITNSVGAANICNLINSKRSGISLSRRYLALYHAAYPLGNVENEFFKKFCSLINAELPDKRTLNLDALNEITAIIDDGKAMLGMLSELTISMNVVMYNDKPMCAFFAHFLHPAENKPVVLALRVISYDAVPNAKELKKDLDSIMKFYDISDNILSYVILNCGFQLMTQLQDLPLTTQAEQNRVLMEVLANLLRATTSGENLEDVCNSISTMETESNNNYEDKEDNKKQSNVTNLIYKKRFHYNIQLEECYDLFGKERFYKCSAHQLFEIIEIAIEKFDKLTKLREKVLELLALLYQSPVAICTLSRMGITNIPFPTDSSWNSVLIAYNALVEYQTYVQINTVAEGQSWKTLTEEDIKLMSEYVEIFTKCNEYLDMIQNGTASYISMIYPTLHAILNHLKKDLWNQLSDVPKILEKDIRETFKDILESGKGDAKDHIFIVASLLDRRASWLLTEDEKKLAMTTALTLIQKNKSKCTTIESSDDGSQMDSSDINQQLFGQSSLALSNLIHNSPFKDLVQDRFTSSSIEMSIDSPEKEELIRYTREWASQPVGSDYTSMQFWTSMGWSFPNLNTIASSLLVIPSTATTLENIINEDTGSVSNPRNSNNVKVSDETMNRRVIVACNKWLITL is encoded by the exons ATGACAAACTTTTCTAAAGCTGATACTACTACATCAATTTTGCAGggaacaaattttaatatgcCCGTTTTATCTTATGGGAGAGACATTAACAACGAATCAACAATAAGAAATGCACTCCAAAGTTCAATTGTTTCCTTTGGAACAG TTGAACCTAATATGTTTTGGAATAATATGAGTGGATTTCAACCAAAAATTTCTAATCCTATTCCTTTTCAATCAAATGCATTCTTCACATTACAAAATGTTCaacaaaaacaattattgaCATCATTTCAACAAACACAACAAATTAATGTTACTGAAAAAA GCAATCCAATGGCGCCGGTTTCTGATGCCAGTAACCGAATGCGGCGTAAAGGGGGCCGTGATAAGCGTCACTGGGCTTGGCAATTTTTCAATACTGGAGAACCATCAGAAAATGGAGGTCCACCATCTGCTCAGTGTAAACTTTGTGaaagtataattaaatgGGCAGGATCGACAAATATTGGAAAACATCTTAGAAGAAGACACAAAGATATATTTCAAGATGAATCTATTAAAACAGAAATTGTTACAAGCCCTTTAAATCCAACAGCTGACGGTGTATCAATGGCACCATCTATTGCTtcacaattaaataataacaaattaaCAGATATTAAAGTTAACAATTGTACAACTccagtaattaaaaaagaagtcataag TCGATCAGAAAGCCCTGTTATATCAAATAACATTAAGACAATAAATCGAATTCAAACTAATAACATTCAATCATTAATTAACTCTGCATCTAATAACAATACTTCAATAACGAATTCTGTTGGTGCCGCAAATATATGCAACTTGATTAATTCTAAAAGATCAGGAATTAGTCTTTCTAGACGTTATTTGGCTTTATATCACGCTGCCTATCCACTTGGAAATGtagaaaatgaatttttcaag aaattttgtTCTCTTATAAATGCTGAATTACCTGATAAGAGAACGTTGAATTTAGATgctttaaatgaaataacaGCAATCATAGATGATGGAAAAGCAATGCTTGGAATGTTATCTGAATTGACAATATCAATGAATGTTGTCATGTATAATGATAAACCAATGTGTGCATTTTTTGCACATTTTTTACATCCTGCTGAAAATAAACCAGTTGTCTTAGCCTTGCGTGTGATCTCATATGATGCGGTGCCAAATgcaaaagaattaaaaaaagatttagattcaataatgaaattttatgatatttcTGATAATATTTTGAGTTATGTTATCTTAAATTGTGGTTTTCAATTAATGACACAATTACAAGATTTACCACTAACGACACAAGCAGAACAAAATCGTGTTTTGATGGAAGTTCTTGCAAATCTTTTACGTGCCACAACAAGTGGTGAAAATTTAGAAGATGTTTGTAATTCAATATCAACAATGGAGACTGaatctaataataattatgaagacaaagaagataataaaaaacaatcaAATGTAActaatttaatttacaaaaaaagatTTCATTACAACATACAACTAGAAGAATGTTATGATTTATTTGGTAAAGaaagattttataaatgttcaGCTCAtcaattatttgaaataattgaaatagctattgaaaaatttgataaattaacaaaattaagaGAAAAAGTGCTAGAACTTCTTGCTTTACTTTATCAATCTCCTGTAGCTATTTGTACTTTATCTAGAATGGGAATAACAAATATTCCATTTCCAACAGATTCATCATGGAATAGTGTATTAATTGCTTATAATGCACTTGTTGAATATCAAACATATGTTCAAATTAATACAGTTGCTGAAGGACAAAGTTGGAAAACATTAACTGAAGAAGATATCAAATTAATGTCAGAGTATGttgaaatttttacaaaatgtAATGAATATCTTGATATGATACAAAATGGTACAGCGTCATATATATCAATGATATATCCTACATTACATGCTATActtaatcatttaaaaaaagatttatggAATCAATTAAGTGATGTAcctaaaattttagaaaaagatattcgtgaaacatttaaagatatattagAATCGGGTAAAGGTGATGCAAAagatcatatttttattgtagcATCATTGCTTGATCGTCGTGCCTCATGGTTATTAACtgaagatgaaaaaaaacttgCCATGACAACAGCATTAacattaatacaaaaaaataaatcaaaatgtACAACAATTGAATCATCAGATGATGGAAGTCAAATGGATTCTAGTGATATTAATCAACAATTATTTGGACAATCATCATTGGCTTTAAGTAATCTTATTCATAATTCACCATTTAAAGATCTTGTTCAAGATAGATTTACAAGTTCTTCAATTGAAATGTCTATTGATTCACCagaaaaagaagaattaATAAGATATACACGTGAATGGGCATCACAACCAGTAGGTAGTGATTATACAAGTATGCAATTTTGGACATCTATGGGATGGTCATTTCCAAATCTTAATACTATTGCATCTTCACTTCTTGTTATACCATCAACAGCTACAACactagaaaatattataaatgaagaTACAGGTTCCGTATCAAATCCAAGAAATTCTAATAATGTTAAAGTTTCTGATGAAACAATGAATAGGCGAGTAATTGTTGCTTGTAATAAATGGCTTATTACACTTTAA
- a CDS encoding Nematode cuticle collagen, N-terminal domain and Collagen triple helix repeat-containing protein has translation MEITKVAITFCIFVSLGVIFISLITTTILFNKISNFYDDALEDLTEFQDITEGTWKDIININEDKQNNNEIYRNIFFVTSRKKKDTENEWPPECACGRSPNNCPPGEPGEPGIDGTPGDDGEPGPDGIPGVNADKSQFIGRKQSECIRCPVGEPGPPGRKGMPGLPGPKGPPGISTNSQSSGRPGPPGLPGESGAPGKPGESGEPGPPGRPGYARHSSVPGPPGPPGPQGDDGEPGIPGMTIDGDGGFRGPPGDPGFPGLPGDDGIPGNPGEPGTPGNDGEYCKCPPRGSYPKTTENSEPAINAAIEEAPSSISNEYNTGRKKKFDKIL, from the exons ATGGAAATAACTAAAGTGGCTATAACTTTTTGTATTTTTGTTTCTCTTGGAGTAATATTCATTTCACTTATAACAACAactattctttttaataaaatatcaaatttcTATGATGATGCATTAGAAGACTTAACTGAATTTCAA gATATTACTGAAGGTACATGGaaagatattataaatataaatgaagataaacaaaataataatgaaatttatagaaatatattttttgtaacatctcgtaaaaaaaaagatacagAAAATGAATGGCCACCTGAATGTGCTTGTGGTAGAAGTCCAAATAATTGTCCTCCAGGTGAACCAGGAGAACCAGGAATTGATGGTACACCTGGTGACGATGGTGAACCAGGTCCTGATGGTATTCCTGGAGTTAATGCAGATAAAAGTCAATTTATAGGAAGAAAACAATCAGAATGTATCAGATGTCCTGTTGGAGAACCAGGACCTCCTGGACGAAAAGGAATGCCTGGTTTACCGGGTCCAAAAGGTCCCCCAGGTATATCAACAAATTCACAAAGTAGTGGGAGACCTGGACCTCCAGGTCTTCCTGGAGAATCTGGTGCACCTGGAAAACCAGGAGAAAGTGGTGAACCAGGACCACCTGGTAGACCAGGATATGCTAGACATTCATCTGTACCAGGTCCTCCTGGACCACCTGGACCACAAGGTGATGATGGTGAACCAGGAATTCCTGGTATGACAATTGATGGCGATGGTGGTTTTAGGGGACCACCAGGAGATCCAGGTTTTCCAGGTCTTCCTGGTGATGATGGTATACCTGGTAATCCAGGAGAGCCAGGAACACCTGGTAATGATGGTGAATATTGTAAATGTCCTCCACGTGGATCATACCCGAAAACTACAGAAAATTCGGAACCCGCAATAAATGCTGCAATTGAAGAAGCTCCTTCAAGTATTTCTAATGAATACAATActggaagaaaaaaaaaatt tgataagatattataa
- a CDS encoding Solute carrier family 22 member 15, which yields MNIKKENDKEDNENVEVFDEILDKSFIESYDPSIIVENQVTTETNYGDFQHLGCYIICVLIIYEFLLLLLMGNITFLIFGAAVPNVIGCIGENKNYTFTENGCIKLYEIQKNESCIPIIENQFESIQSEYNLYCKEAENVKQTSAFLQMFAMMIGATFGGQLSDNFGRVKTIKYSLFFIIICCFLSSYATTIEVFNIYRFLGSIFVGTKSSVLHVLLLEYLPKQHRVWVSTIFSFSPNYIIFSFMAYYTKNWRDLMFVISFIGLIGLILINFVKEPVRWLIQKGKLSKARQSMIFIEKWSGKLTDNMEKKIFDYIEEESFKQEESQRRKKSYTFKHLFVTWKLTSYSLFFGYSALVGCFINYALIFNLEKVSGSIFMNTAYLGLIRWFFNISVGILDYYVKWFGRKTCHTLAMVTIILTLSIVLLNIYFPLQQQYIVRFATLFAISMCSQIFIANSVAQTELFPTSIRNIAVSFQAVFARLGSIVAPFLFGFQSYSLTLPYLIMVTMSIVDLTTIWILIPETKGDKLKDHLPNKDEWIFGKKNRELKLLKKVELEKKYGSRCN from the exons atgaatattaaaaaagaaaatgacaAAGAGGATAATGAAAACGTTGAAGTTTTTGATgaaattttagataaatcATTTATTGAAAGTTATGATCCAAGTATTATTGTTGAAAATCAAGTTACAACTGAAACAAATTATGGAGATTTTCAACATTTAGgatgttatattatttgtgttttaattatatatgaatttctacttttacttttaatggGAAATATAACATTCCTTATATTTGGAG cTGCTGTTCCAAATGTTATTGGTTGTATTGGTGAAAATAAGAATTATACATTTACAGAAAATGgttgtataaaattatatgaaatacaaaaaaatgaatcCTGTATACCTATAATTGAAAACCAATTTGAATCTATACAATCAGAATATAATTTGTATTGTAAAGAAGCAGAGAATGTTAAACAAACATCAGCATTTTTACAAATGTTTGCTATGATGATTGGTGCAACATTTGGTGGACAGTTATCAGATAATTTTGGAAGagttaaaacaattaaatattcattattttttataattatatgttGTTTTTTAAGTAGTTATGCTACAACAATTGaagtatttaatatatatcgTTTTTTGGGTTCAATATTTGTTGGAACAAAATCATCTGTTCTTCATGTACTTTTATTAGAATATTTACCAAAACAACATCGTGTTTGGGtttcaacaattttttcattttcaccaaattatataatattttcatttatggcatattatacaaaaaattggAGAGATTTAATGTTtgttatatcatttattggATTAATtggattaattttaattaattttgtaaaagaaCCTGTAAGATGGTTAATACAAAAAGGCAAATTAAGTAAAGCACGACAATCAATgatatttattgaaaaatggAGTGGTAAATTAACAGAtaatatggaaaaaaaaatatttgactATATTGAAGAAGAAAGTTTTAAACAGGAAGAAAGtcaaagaagaaaaaaaagttatacatTTAAACACTTATTTGTTACATGGAAATTAACAtcatattcattattttttggCTACTCTGCACTTGTTGgttgttttataaattatgctcttatatttaatttagaaaaagtaTCAGGatcaatttttatgaataccGCCTACTTAGGCCTTATTCGTtggttttttaatatttcagtTGGCATATTAGATTATTATGTTAAATGGTTTGGAAGAAAAACATGTCATACATTAGCAATGgttacaataatattaacattaagtattgttttattaaatatatattttccaCTTCAACAACAGTATATTGTACGTTTTGCTACTTTATTCGCAATTTCAATGTGTAGTCAAATATTTATCGCAAACTCTGTTGCACAAACAGAATTATTTCCAACTTCTATAAGAAATATTGCTGTTAGTTTTCAAGCTGTTTTTGCAAGGCTCGGTTCAATAGTAGCACCATTTTTATTTGGATTTCAAAGTTATTCACTTACATTACCATATCTTATTATGGTAACAATGTCAATTGTTGACTTAACAACTATATGGATATTAATTCCAGAAACAAAAggagataaattaaaagatcaTTTACCAAATAAAGATGAATGGatttttggtaaaaaaaatagagaattaaaattattaaaaaaagttgaattagaaaaaaaatatggttCAAGATGTAATTAA